The Candidatus Woesearchaeota archaeon genome contains the following window.
AATATTTTTGCCCCAATCTCTAAAACTGAGCATAAAACCAAATAAAATGGTTGCTAATAGGATAGAAAATAATTCTTCTTTAGAAAACTTAAAATATTCTTGAAGTTTTCCCGATATATTCCTAAACATAATATTGTTTATATAAAGTAAATATATAAATGTTATTATATGGCACTTGAAACGCAGTAATATTTTGATAAGATGAAGCTTTCCCAGTGTACTGCATTTTTCAGGATATATAAGAGATGAGTGTAGTAGGCTTGATATAATAACTATTTACGCACAAGCGTAAACAATCTCAAATTAGGGAATAAAACTATAAAATTAAAGTATTATGAAATAAACTCAATTTGGGAGTTATCAATTTTTTTTATAATTTTAATAATCTCGTCTTCATGACCTGCGCCCACAACAGCAATGATTTTTTCGTTTGGGAATTTTTTAAACAATGCAACTAACTTTTTTGCCATTACAATATTACGGTCGTGAATCAATACTTTATATAATGAAGGATAACGCATTTTAACATTTTTTAATAATTTAGCTATAACTTTTTTAGAAGGTACTTTAGTAATGTCAAAAGTATCAATCCCTAACTCTTTTATCTGATTTTTCTTAAAAAATAAACCTTTTAATATATCAACAAAAAAGTTCCAGCGCTCTTTCCAGGTAAAAGCTTTAGAAAATTTATATAATGTAATAGTAATATCCTGATCAATGAGTGCCAGTTGGGATTTAGTTTTATTAGCAAGTTTAACTGCTTCTAACATTTCAGACCCTGGATCAACACCGACAATTCTCCCCAACTTTTTTTGTATATAAGATGCGATTAATATAAACAAATAAGCTTTCACGCCTAATCTAAATATTTCTTTTAATTTCAAACGCTTATGGCTTTTATCAAGTAAACCGGCAAGCCGTTTTTTGTCAAGCTCAATTGCAATTATTCCGGGTTTTTCA
Protein-coding sequences here:
- a CDS encoding TraB/GumN family protein, with the protein product MIKYKQLTLIGTSHIAEQSIQEVRSAVEAEKPGIIAIELDKKRLAGLLDKSHKRLKLKEIFRLGVKAYLFILIASYIQKKLGRIVGVDPGSEMLEAVKLANKTKSQLALIDQDITITLYKFSKAFTWKERWNFFVDILKGLFFKKNQIKELGIDTFDITKVPSKKVIAKLLKNVKMRYPSLYKVLIHDRNIVMAKKLVALFKKFPNEKIIAVVGAGHEDEIIKIIKKIDNSQIEFIS